A genomic segment from Malus domestica chromosome 05, GDT2T_hap1 encodes:
- the LOC139196092 gene encoding uncharacterized protein, with protein MGHLSGDTKQPAITDPLYNKWRAENCQVKSWLFDAMTPNQMKRFIRYDTTMHVWDAIKKTYSDGSDEAKIYDLHKRTFTMKQNGAPIANYYSNLIEIFQELDQLSRTNMKHPDDISSRQQEIERLRVYIFLAGLDNKFDQIRGEILRMEPKLGLERAYSHVKRESNRQGTMSESATMLEAIVPFTTNSRSPQGPRLQNINSLTVDRFRNRPPMQCTKCGLKNHTIQGCYEIIGYPKGWVHKGRKKESSRASFTTSESS; from the coding sequence ATGGGGCATCTTTCCGGTGATACTAAGCAGCCTGCAATCACAGACCCACTGTATAACAAGTGGCGAGCTGAAAATTGCCAAGTCAAAAGTTGGTTATTTGATGCTATGACACCCAATCAGATGAAGCGGTTCATCCGTTACGACACAACCATGCATGTATGGGATGCCATAAAAAAGACTTACTCAGATGGCTCTGATGAAGCCAAAATTTATGATCTTCATAAAAGGACATTTACCATGAAGCAAAATGGAGCTCCTATTGCTAACTATTACAGCAATCTCATTGAGATTTTTCAAGAACTTGATCAACTTAGTCGTACTAACATGAAGCACCCAGATGATATCTCATCAAGGCAGCAAGAAATTGAGCGACTTCGAGTCTATATTTTTCTTGCAGGATTAGACAACAAGTTTGATCAAATTCGTGGTGAGATTTTGAGGATGGAGCCCAAACTTGGTCTTGAAAGAGCATACTCTCATGTCAAACGTGAAAGCAATCGACAAGGAACCATGTCAGAAAGTGCCACCATGCTTGAAGCTATTGTGCCCTTTACCACAAATTCTCGATCTCCACAAGGACCTCGACTTCAAAACATAAACTCCTTAACAGTTGATCGATTTCGTAATCGACCACCTATGCAGTGCACCAAATGCGGATTGAAAAATCATACTATTCAAGGCTGTTATGAGATTATTGGCTATCCAAAAGGATGGGTTCACAAAGGACGAAAGAAGGAATCTAGCAGAGCATCATTCACCACCTCTGAGTCTTCTTAA
- the LOC114825077 gene encoding wall-associated receptor kinase-like 22 yields the protein MIWRKLFSVFEVQEKKFINLKAKFFQKNGGLLLDQHISLHGSTKTFAAEELEAAAAYYNQSHTFGSGESGTVYKGLLSDGVTVDIVKTVVREGQIERFINDIVTLTKINNENVVNFLDCCLETEAPMLVYELACNGTLFNYIHHANGKSSLPWHVLLKIASESAAALAYLHSAADSSKTMIIRGIVNSSNILLSDCFTAKVSGIGPSRLVPIPSNESQITTLVQQTVGYLDPEYLSTGQLTDKSDVYSFGVVLLEILTGEKPLSFDRPENRRIITSHFVSSVEQNGLFQIVVSQLVNEGNREQLRAVAELAKRCLKLSSTERPTMEEVAGELRRLCDSTHNIAPWLNPACCEACLAPG from the exons ATGATATGGCGGAAGCTTTTTTCTGTTTTCGAGGTTCAAGA AAAGAAGTTCATTAATCTCAAAGCCAAGTTCTTCCAGAAAAATGGAGGGTTATTGCTAGACCAGCATATTTCTTTACATGGAAGCACAAAAACTTTTGCAGCCGAGGAGCTAGAAGCGGCCGCTGCCTATTATAACCAGAGTCACACTTTTGGTTCAGGAGAAAGTGGAACAGTTTACAAAGGACTTTTGTCCGACGGCGTGACTGTGGACATAGTGAAAACGGTAGTGCGCGAGGGTCAAATCGAGCGTTTTATAAATGACATTGTCACTCTTACCAAAATCAACAATGAAAATGTGGTGAATTTCTTGGACTGCTGTTTAGAGACTGAAGCACCCATGTTAGTCTATGAACTCGCCTGCAACGGGACCTTATTCAACTACATTCATCATGCTAACGGGAAGAGTTCATTGCCTTGGCACGTCCTTTTGAAGATAGCCTCAGAATCTGCCGCTGCTCTTGCCTATCTGCATTCTGCAGCAGACTCATCAAAAACAATGATCATTCGTGGAATTGTCAACTCTTCCAACATATTATTGAGCGATTGTTTCACGGCCAAAGTCTCCGGTATTGGACCTTCAAGGTTGGTCCCAATCCCTAGTAATGAATCCCAGATAACTACATTGGTACAGCAGACGGTTGGTTATTTAGACCCCGAATATCTAAGTACGGGCCAGTTGACAGATAAGAGTGATGTTTATAGCTTTGGAGTCGTCTTGTTAGAAATTTTGACGGGAGAGAAGCCATTGTCTTTTGACAGACCCGAAAATCGAAGAATCATAACATCCCATTTCGTTTCATCTGTGGAACAAAATGGCCTGTTTCAGATCGTTGTGTCGCAACTTGTAAATGAGGGAAACAGAGAACAGCTCAGAGCTGTTGCAGAGCTTGCAAAGCGCTGCCTCAAGTTGAGTAGTACCGAAAGGCCCACGATGGAAGAAGTGGCAGGGGAATTAAGGAGGCTGTGTGACAGCACGCATAATATAGCCCCGTGGCTCAATCCCGCTTGCTGTGAAGCATGCCTAGCTCCTGGTTGA